The Streptococcus equi subsp. equi nucleotide sequence TAGCCTTGCTACCTTCTCTTATAGCAGCCTTTACCGCCTCTTGGACCTCTCATTGCCTAGGCTTAGAAAAATTTTCAGTCCCGATAGCCAAGGCCTTGAAAATCACCCCGATAACCTTTGGGAAATTAGTGCTACTAGGCCTTATTTTTGGCTTGGCTGGTAATCTTTTTGCCTCCTTGTTAGCAAGGGCTAAGCCATACATTGCAGCAAGGCTGCCAAATCCTTATTATCGTGTGTTGCTTGTTGGTGGTTTTCTATCGCTTAGCCTGCTGCTGTGCCATTACGGGCGCTATAGTGGCCTAGGGACTAACTTAATTACAGCGGCCTTTAGTCATCAGCCTATTGCTAATTATGATTGGCTATTAAAGCTCTTGTTTACCATTATCACTCTCTCGGCTGGCTTTCAGGGCGGTGAGGTCACTCCACTTTTTGCTATTGGTGCGGCTTTAGGAATTGTCCTAGCACCATGGCTTGGCTTGCCGGCTCAGTTGGCTGCAGCCCTTGGCTATGCTGCGGTATTTGGCAGTGCCACCAATACCTTTTTAGCCCCGATATTTGTTGGATTAGAGGTTTTTGGTGCAACAAACGCAACTGCTTACTTTATCGTGATAGCCTTTGCTTATATGGTGAGCCGAAGGCATTCAATCTACACTAAGCAAAGGGTGACCACTAGCATCGCTTCCTAGTGTCTTGGTCAGTTTTTTGGAGAAAATAGCTTTACAAGTGGGGCTTATTTTGTTACAATAGGCTCCGTGTGTAATGGACGCACAAAAATTACGGCTAATCCGCTAAGACTCGCGCTTAAGATTAGTAAGATAAGGAGAATAAACAATGAA carries:
- a CDS encoding voltage gated chloride channel protein yields the protein MMMKPIKNNQDISIGDNVYLAFAALLVGVVVGVIDTVFGQGLLLLSAVRDAHLIYLLPCLALAGLVIVFLYEQYGQIAKQGMGLVFDVGHGEKTRLPLVLIPLIILSTWLTHLCGGSAGREGVAVQIGATVSHFFGRLRHLKDKSQLFLVMGMAAGFAGLFQTPMTAVVFALEVLLLGNISYLALLPSLIAAFTASWTSHCLGLEKFSVPIAKALKITPITFGKLVLLGLIFGLAGNLFASLLARAKPYIAARLPNPYYRVLLVGGFLSLSLLLCHYGRYSGLGTNLITAAFSHQPIANYDWLLKLLFTIITLSAGFQGGEVTPLFAIGAALGIVLAPWLGLPAQLAAALGYAAVFGSATNTFLAPIFVGLEVFGATNATAYFIVIAFAYMVSRRHSIYTKQRVTTSIAS